The following are encoded in a window of Thermoproteota archaeon genomic DNA:
- a CDS encoding transcriptional regulator produces MLLPAEIESKTLIPALRAILAKKLAEDHNIREDEISKMLGVTQAAISNYIRGTRGDPKLIEKLLSEEQVSKMIGELSENLASDMAYTPSSLSQFIGLCNYIKSSLLICDIHHKLETNIDEKVCKECENMLLKGPGSVY; encoded by the coding sequence ATGCTGTTACCTGCAGAGATTGAATCCAAAACATTAATCCCCGCACTTCGAGCAATTTTGGCAAAAAAACTTGCAGAGGATCACAACATTAGGGAAGATGAAATTTCAAAGATGTTGGGTGTTACACAAGCAGCAATCAGCAATTACATTCGTGGAACCCGTGGAGATCCAAAACTAATTGAAAAATTACTTTCTGAAGAGCAAGTCTCAAAGATGATTGGGGAGCTTAGTGAGAACCTTGCATCCGATATGGCATACACTCCATCTAGTCTTTCACAATTCATAGGATTATGTAATTACATCAAATCTAGTTTGTTGATTTGTGATATTCATCATAAATTAGAAACCAACATCGATGAAAAAGTCTGTAAAGAATGCGAAAACATGTTACTAAAGGGCCCTGGCTCTGTTTACTAG
- a CDS encoding DNA-binding protein, with protein MLMDKLNSMETSSDQQGVNQYVYNVHDDPVMRNAIDVLERLGKHGKVILRAKGNSIPNAVAIANIITEKLLKGNSKVEKIIVDSANPAGIGRMLSTIEIIVVKKS; from the coding sequence ATGTTAATGGATAAACTAAACAGTATGGAAACCAGTAGCGATCAGCAAGGAGTTAATCAGTATGTGTATAATGTACATGATGACCCAGTAATGAGAAATGCTATTGATGTACTAGAAAGACTTGGCAAACACGGCAAAGTCATTTTGAGAGCAAAGGGAAATTCAATACCTAATGCAGTTGCCATTGCAAATATCATAACAGAGAAACTATTGAAAGGAAATTCAAAGGTAGAAAAAATTATTGTAGATAGTGCCAATCCAGCAGGAATTGGTAGAATGCTATCAACTATAGAAATTATTGTTGTAAAGAAATCCTAG
- a CDS encoding asparagine synthase, translating to MKEISTLQNLLKESVNNCKSNFLALSGGIDSTILASLLEKRKVKGITIIAKDFIASDLTYCQLAAKTFGVDLKIKTAETNELLEAIEETIKILKMFNDIEIRNSVVIYLVLQELKKLNQNQIITGDGADELFAGYNFLKNKSEEDIAKDLERILNIMHFPSIDIGKALGITIETPFLDKKIIEFAKSLPVSSKIGKNEDKKYGKFILRKAFEDKIPRQIIWRDKAAMQDGSGTSGLTNLFESIITDDKFEEEKKSIQETDDVIIRSKESLHYYKIYRKYYKMDRNSDQSTKCPYCKFTIHDSKFCRMCGAFPV from the coding sequence ATGAAAGAGATCTCAACTCTTCAAAATCTACTCAAAGAGTCAGTGAATAACTGTAAATCAAATTTTCTAGCACTCTCAGGAGGAATAGACAGCACCATACTTGCATCACTACTAGAGAAGAGAAAAGTCAAAGGAATTACAATTATTGCCAAGGACTTTATCGCATCAGATCTTACATATTGTCAACTAGCAGCAAAGACTTTTGGTGTAGATCTTAAAATCAAAACTGCAGAGACAAATGAACTGCTAGAAGCAATTGAAGAGACGATTAAAATTTTAAAAATGTTCAATGACATTGAGATTAGAAATTCAGTTGTAATCTATCTTGTTTTGCAGGAGCTCAAAAAGTTAAACCAAAACCAGATAATCACAGGAGATGGAGCAGATGAGCTTTTTGCAGGGTATAATTTTCTAAAAAACAAATCAGAAGAAGACATTGCAAAAGATTTGGAGAGGATTTTGAATATTATGCATTTTCCAAGTATCGATATCGGAAAGGCATTAGGAATAACTATTGAGACTCCGTTTCTTGATAAAAAAATTATCGAATTTGCCAAGTCACTTCCTGTATCATCAAAAATTGGTAAAAATGAAGACAAAAAATATGGAAAATTTATTTTAAGAAAGGCATTTGAGGATAAAATCCCAAGACAGATAATTTGGAGAGACAAGGCAGCCATGCAAGATGGCTCTGGAACGTCGGGGCTGACTAATCTTTTTGAATCAATTATCACAGATGACAAGTTTGAAGAGGAGAAAAAATCGATTCAAGAAACAGATGATGTGATAATTAGGAGCAAAGAATCACTGCATTACTATAAAATTTATAGAAAATACTACAAAATGGATAGGAATTCAGATCAGAGTACCAAGTGCCCCTATTGTAAATTTACCATACACGATTCAAAATTCTGCAGAATGTGCGGTGCCTTTCCAGTCTAG
- a CDS encoding aldo/keto reductase, with amino-acid sequence MISGFATANGTDNFSKNHPQVNPQNFKKFNDLTLSNVGIGTYLGEANDATDNLVKNAVKSSILAGVNVIDTAINYRAQKAERSVGRAIAELLESGQISRDEIFVSTKNGYVTNDADVKQDFWEYVKTEFTQKGIVSSGEISSGYHCMTVPYLEDQLNRSLKNLNLECIDLLYLHNAVEGQQDLSKEQFQKNLKSVFELYEKKRKEGLIKFYGLATWECFRVTHDNPQYLSLEDTVAMAKQVGGENHGFRFIQLPYNMYYDQAFMQKNQQVNSVNMSILDASIKCGIGVFTSVPFMQGRLLADGVMPSFDDLSAPLRALQFIRSTPGVIAPLVGQKSDAHVKENLEILKIPPIQETDFGSLVKKLTS; translated from the coding sequence ATGATCTCAGGTTTTGCTACTGCTAATGGGACTGATAACTTTTCAAAGAATCATCCACAAGTAAATCCCCAAAATTTCAAAAAATTCAATGATTTGACACTATCTAATGTCGGAATTGGAACCTACTTGGGTGAAGCAAATGATGCAACAGACAATCTAGTGAAAAATGCTGTAAAGTCATCTATCTTAGCTGGCGTAAATGTAATTGATACTGCAATTAACTATAGGGCCCAAAAGGCTGAGCGCTCAGTTGGTAGAGCAATCGCTGAATTATTAGAGTCTGGGCAAATTTCTCGTGATGAAATCTTTGTTAGTACAAAAAATGGGTATGTCACAAATGATGCTGATGTTAAACAAGACTTTTGGGAATATGTCAAGACAGAATTTACGCAAAAAGGTATAGTCTCATCAGGGGAAATATCATCAGGATATCATTGCATGACTGTTCCATATCTTGAGGATCAGCTAAATCGCAGCCTAAAGAATTTGAATCTTGAATGTATTGATTTGTTGTATCTTCATAATGCAGTTGAAGGCCAACAGGATTTATCAAAAGAGCAATTTCAAAAAAATCTCAAATCTGTTTTTGAGTTGTATGAGAAAAAACGCAAAGAAGGTTTGATTAAATTTTATGGTCTGGCAACTTGGGAGTGCTTTAGAGTCACTCATGATAACCCACAGTATCTATCACTTGAAGATACAGTTGCAATGGCAAAACAAGTTGGAGGAGAAAACCACGGATTTAGATTCATTCAATTGCCGTATAACATGTATTATGACCAAGCATTCATGCAAAAAAATCAGCAAGTAAATTCTGTAAACATGTCAATTCTGGATGCTTCAATCAAGTGTGGGATAGGAGTCTTTACAAGTGTTCCATTTATGCAGGGACGACTCTTAGCAGATGGCGTCATGCCAAGCTTTGATGATTTATCTGCACCATTGCGCGCATTGCAGTTTATTCGCTCAACTCCTGGTGTAATCGCTCCACTGGTTGGTCAAAAATCAGATGCTCATGTAAAAGAAAACTTGGAAATCTTGAAAATTCCACCAATACAAGAGACTGACTTTGGTAGTCTTGTCAAAAAGTTAACCTCTTGA
- a CDS encoding YHS domain-containing protein: MPVDPVCGIELDEELALIHEHDGKKYYFCCNGCRKIFIKKPKKWKKKN; the protein is encoded by the coding sequence GTGCCAGTAGATCCTGTCTGCGGAATTGAATTGGATGAGGAGCTTGCCCTAATTCATGAGCATGATGGAAAGAAATACTATTTTTGCTGCAATGGCTGCAGAAAAATTTTCATAAAGAAACCAAAAAAGTGGAAAAAGAAAAACTAG
- a CDS encoding DNA-directed RNA polymerase subunit K — MEEPQVEETEESVEISEGEIDTGLTKALDTYRKLIESNELTEVEQSALEKRIKEIESREIIERDQAHEAQEIPVEKNKISIGPPTLTRFEKARIMGARALQLSLGAPPFIAIPETARTSLDIAMEELDKKVIPIIIRRVLPNGDFQNIPIDYFQ; from the coding sequence ATGGAAGAGCCTCAAGTCGAGGAGACAGAAGAGTCTGTAGAGATTTCAGAAGGCGAAATCGATACAGGACTGACAAAGGCCTTAGACACTTATAGAAAATTAATCGAATCAAATGAATTAACAGAAGTTGAACAATCAGCATTAGAAAAAAGAATCAAAGAGATTGAGAGCAGAGAAATTATTGAACGTGATCAAGCTCATGAAGCTCAAGAAATACCAGTTGAGAAAAATAAAATTTCAATTGGCCCACCAACACTAACAAGATTTGAGAAAGCACGAATCATGGGAGCAAGAGCTTTACAATTATCATTAGGAGCTCCACCATTTATTGCAATTCCAGAGACTGCAAGAACCTCTTTAGATATAGCAATGGAAGAATTAGATAAAAAAGTCATTCCAATTATTATACGACGTGTATTACCCAATGGAGATTTTCAAAATATTCCCATTGATTACTTTCAATAA
- a CDS encoding prenyltransferase, producing MTISTWLRVIRIKFLFASVISVFVGLSVQWWLYQDINVFHAGLTFAGVLALHASVDLLNDYWDFKRGIDSSTKRTKMSGGTGVLPEGLLKPSHVYGAGIIFLVSGSLIGAYFVLTSGITIAVLLGFAILSIYFYSGKIVDSGLGEIFVAIKGAMIVLGTYFIQSNEISLSIVLAGIVVGALSSLVLFITSFPDHDADKSKGRKTLVILLGKKKAVNIFWIFPIVAYAAITLGVFLNFFPMISLISLGTIPIAIKSGISLKENFDKIDELVPAMSKALVFSRVTGALFAVSFFLGLMY from the coding sequence ATGACAATATCCACTTGGCTACGTGTCATTAGAATAAAATTTCTTTTTGCATCAGTTATTTCTGTATTTGTTGGATTATCTGTCCAGTGGTGGTTATATCAGGACATCAATGTTTTTCATGCCGGATTAACATTTGCAGGGGTGTTGGCACTTCATGCAAGTGTTGATCTGTTAAATGACTATTGGGATTTTAAGCGAGGCATTGATTCATCAACAAAACGAACAAAGATGAGTGGTGGAACTGGCGTACTCCCAGAGGGATTGTTAAAACCATCTCATGTGTATGGTGCAGGAATAATCTTTCTTGTATCTGGCTCTTTGATTGGCGCATATTTTGTGTTAACTAGCGGAATTACAATAGCAGTCTTACTAGGTTTTGCGATACTTTCCATCTATTTTTACTCTGGAAAAATTGTTGATTCGGGATTGGGGGAAATTTTTGTAGCAATAAAGGGGGCAATGATTGTTTTGGGAACATACTTTATTCAATCAAATGAGATATCCCTTTCAATTGTACTTGCAGGCATAGTAGTCGGGGCGTTGTCGTCTCTTGTTTTGTTTATCACATCATTTCCAGATCATGATGCAGACAAGTCTAAAGGCAGAAAAACACTGGTGATTCTATTAGGCAAAAAAAAGGCAGTGAACATATTTTGGATATTTCCAATCGTGGCTTATGCTGCAATTACACTTGGTGTTTTTTTGAATTTCTTTCCAATGATTTCACTGATTTCTTTGGGAACAATTCCGATTGCAATAAAATCTGGAATATCCCTCAAAGAAAATTTTGATAAAATTGATGAGCTTGTTCCTGCAATGAGTAAGGCCTTGGTATTTAGCAGAGTTACTGGGGCGTTATTTGCAGTGAGTTTTTTCTTGGGTTTGATGTATTAG
- a CDS encoding DUF2203 family protein — protein MFSYFTVTTANQILPEVIKKYKFVLSCKAEVMKVEQQLQMSVSTTNSFEEYVTLKQNLNEKITKFYQSIDDLEKTGVVIKSIEEGLLDFPAKRFDEEIWLCWKDGETEIKFWHEKDVGFMGRKPLEVSDESLV, from the coding sequence ATGTTTTCCTACTTTACAGTTACCACGGCAAATCAAATTTTGCCTGAAGTCATTAAAAAATACAAATTTGTTCTTTCATGCAAAGCCGAAGTAATGAAAGTAGAGCAGCAACTCCAGATGAGTGTCTCAACTACAAACTCCTTTGAGGAATATGTCACTCTAAAACAAAATCTAAATGAAAAGATTACAAAATTTTATCAAAGTATTGATGACCTGGAAAAAACAGGCGTTGTCATCAAAAGCATTGAGGAAGGGCTTTTGGATTTTCCCGCAAAAAGATTTGATGAAGAGATTTGGTTATGCTGGAAAGATGGTGAAACTGAGATAAAGTTTTGGCATGAAAAAGATGTTGGCTTTATGGGTAGAAAGCCACTTGAAGTAAGCGATGAATCTCTAGTATGA
- a CDS encoding MarR family transcriptional regulator, protein MGGTKNKSPAQKDKAQSSDSKKPGKKGKKGDKVEGGSPKAEIVVTLTDQQASKFLKGAKVITVQELARQTGVKVSAANAYLRQSLKNGTVKKVGGHSGHVVYQPVSA, encoded by the coding sequence ATGGGTGGAACTAAGAACAAATCTCCTGCACAAAAAGATAAAGCTCAATCTTCTGATTCAAAGAAACCAGGAAAGAAAGGAAAGAAAGGAGACAAAGTAGAAGGAGGATCACCAAAAGCAGAGATTGTTGTTACACTGACTGACCAACAAGCAAGTAAATTTCTCAAGGGTGCCAAAGTAATCACCGTTCAAGAACTTGCAAGACAAACAGGTGTCAAAGTATCTGCAGCCAATGCATATCTTAGACAATCACTAAAGAACGGAACTGTGAAAAAAGTTGGCGGACATAGCGGTCACGTCGTTTATCAGCCAGTTTCAGCATAA
- a CDS encoding pyridoxamine 5'-phosphate oxidase family protein: protein MIKFTPSEKKYLESMEEARLATVKDDMPHVKPVSYIFYDNAFFMATDYETVTYRNISKNPKAGIVTDTYSPGKHKAVCCQGNVKILESGKEFLEMYQLFFKKFAWVRNDPWKENEAPILKIVPLTKTSWGLR, encoded by the coding sequence ATGATAAAATTCACACCTAGTGAAAAAAAATATCTAGAATCAATGGAGGAAGCAAGGCTAGCTACTGTAAAGGATGACATGCCTCATGTAAAGCCTGTTTCATACATTTTTTATGATAACGCTTTCTTTATGGCAACAGACTATGAGACTGTAACGTATAGAAATATTTCAAAAAATCCAAAAGCAGGAATAGTGACGGATACTTATTCTCCAGGAAAACACAAGGCAGTATGCTGTCAGGGCAATGTCAAAATTTTAGAGAGTGGAAAAGAATTTTTAGAAATGTATCAGTTGTTTTTTAAAAAATTTGCATGGGTACGAAATGATCCGTGGAAAGAAAACGAGGCCCCCATACTAAAGATCGTCCCCCTCACAAAGACTTCATGGGGCCTGAGATAA